In Triticum urartu cultivar G1812 chromosome 6, Tu2.1, whole genome shotgun sequence, the following proteins share a genomic window:
- the LOC125514685 gene encoding MADS-box transcription factor 22-like translates to MARERREIKRIESAAARQVTFSKRRRGLFKKAEELSVLCDADVALIVFSSTGKLSQFASSSMNEIIDKYSTHSKNLGKTDQPALDLNLEHSKYANLNDQLAEASLRLRQMRGEELEGLSVDELQQLEKNLETGLHRVLQTKDQQFLEQINELHRKVQLIARSILTSLF, encoded by the exons ATGGCGCGGGAGCGGAGGGAGATAAAGCGGATAGAGAGCGCGGCGGCGCGGCAGGTCACCTTCTCCAAGCGCCGCCGGGGCCTCTTCAAGAAGGCCGAGGAGCTCTCCGTCCTCTGCGACGCCGACGTCGCGCTCATCGTCTTCTCCTCCACCGGCAAGCTCTCCCAGTTCGCCAGCTCCAG TATGAATGAGATCATCGACAAGTACAGCACGCATTCTAAGAACCTGGGGAAAACAGACCAGCCTGCTCTTGACTTGAAC TTAGAGCATAGCAAGTATGCAAATTTGAACGATCAGCTTGCAGAAGCTAGTCTTCGACTAAG ACAGATGAGAGGTGAGGAGCTTGAGGGGTTGAGTGTTGATGAACTCCAGCAGTTGGAGAAAAACCTAGAAACTGGTCTGCACAGGGTGCTTCAGACAAAA GATCAACAATTCTTGGAACAGATAAATGAACTGCATCGAAAGGTACAACTTATTGCAAGATCAATTTTGACGTCATTATTTTAG